The following are encoded together in the Strix aluco isolate bStrAlu1 chromosome 13, bStrAlu1.hap1, whole genome shotgun sequence genome:
- the LOC141929200 gene encoding protocadherin alpha-3-like, with the protein MGVCGAPAVRVLVLAAAWALGGGQVRYSVPEEAKAGTVVGRLAQDLGLEAGEAEARRLRLVAQGRRASVEVSGASGALVVSSRLDREELCGKSAPCALRLEVLVERPLRVFHVELEVTDINDNAPLFPAARRNLSLSENSPPGSRFPLEGASDADIGANAQLSYTLSPSEHFSLDLQKTEEDVESLFLVLRNPLDRETVPVHRLVLTASDGGRPSLTGTMELVVSVLDANDNAPQFNQSVYKVKLLENTQRGTLVIRVNATDLDEGTNRNISYSLGQFFPQEGRDVFGIDRKSGEIRLRGDLDFENVGLYRLQVDAADQGNPPLSGHCKVVVEVLDVNDNAPEVWVTSLSVPVAEDAPVGTVVALLSVSDRDSGANGRVRCAVWPAAPFGLVATFAGSYSLVLREALDRERVSEYEVEVRAEDGGAPPLRARRGVRVPVSDVNDNAPAFAQAVYTVLARENNAAGAELARLWARDPDEAGNGRVSYSVWEGGGGGAAAGGGWRAASSYVSVDAESGRLWALQPLDYEEVQVLQFEVRAVDAGEPPLCGNATVQLFVVDENDNAPALLPAAGGGPGPGAAGSAASGPGSGAWWAWAAWGAPAGQVVAKIRAVDADSGYNAWLRYELWEPRGKGPFRVGLYSGEVSTARALEEADGPRQRLVIVVRDHGEPARSATATLSVSLVEGAEAALAAAGSSSSSSSGSGLRAAEGGPAAAAAAAAATNVWLVVAICAVSSLFLLAVVLYGASRWAPRAAVLSGPGPATLVCASEVGSWSYSQRQSRSLCVADGAGKSDLMVFSPNFPPPPGPAAKETQPEPPALLDTVSGPPSFPPSLSLPPSLRPSVACRPFPRRPLPAAALLARPVGRRWWEPGSSRGACGRWLSSRSVKSLLLAGGGAMTWALGPLLLAVVISSLSSSSFILLYKRLFGQASSFLPLPCPCCEVAFLAADVAYTIRCTGVIVNMWVGFSQHEISALCHWRVPDSTSTEC; encoded by the exons atgggCGTGTGCGGGGCGCCCGCGGTGcgggtgctggtgctggcggCGGCCTGGGCGCTGGGCGGCGGGCAGGTGCGCTACTCGGTGCCGGAGGAAGCCAAGGCCGGGACGGTGGTGGGCCGGCTGGCGCAGGACCTGGGCCTGGAGGCGGGCGAGGCGGAGGCGCGGCGGCTGCGGCTGGTGGCGCAGGGCCGGCGGGCGAGCGTGGAGGTGAGCGGGGCGAGCGGGGCGCTGGTGGTGAGCTCgcggctggaccgggaggagctgTGCGGGAAGAGCGCGCCGTGCGCCCTGcgcctggaggtgctggtggagcgGCCGCTGCGCGTCTTCCACGTGGAGCTGGAGGTCACCGACATCAACGACAACGCCCCGCTCTTCCCCGCCGCCCGCAGAAACCTCAGTTTGTCGGAGAACTCCCCTCCCGGTTCTCGGTTCCCGCTGGAGGGCGCGTCGGATGCGGATATCGGGGCCAACGCGCAGCTCTCCTACACCCTCAGCCCCAGCGAGCACTTCTCCCTGGATTTACAAAAGACCGAGGAGGACGTTGAGTCCTTATTTCTTGTGCTTAGGAATCCGCTGGACCGCGAGACGGTGCCCGTGCACCGGCTGGTGTTGACGGCGAGTGACGGGGGCCGGCCGTCGCTGACGGGCACGATGGAGCTGGTGGTGTCGGTGCTGGAcgccaacgacaacgcgcccCAGTTCAACCAGTCGGTGTATAAAGTGAAGCTTCTGGAAAATACGCAACGCGGAACTTTAGTGATCAGAGTAAACGCCACGGATTTGGATGAGGGAACGAACAGGAATATCTCGTATTCTCTCGGGCAGTTTTTTCCTCAGGAGGGAAGAGACGTTTTCGGGATCGACAGAAAGAGCGGAGAGATTCGTCTTAGGGGTGACTTGGACTTTGAGAATGTTGGTCTTTATCGTCTGCAAGTGGATGCAGCGGATCAGGGCAACCCCCCGCTGTCGGGTCACTGCAAGGTGGTTGTGGAggtgctggacgtgaacgacaacgcgcccgagGTGTGGGTGACGTCGCTGTCGGTGCCGGTGGCGGAGGACGCGCCGGTGGGGACGGTGGTGGCGCTGCTGAGCGTGTCGGACCGGGACTCGGGGGCGAACGGGCGGGTGCGCTGCGCAGTGTGGCCGGCGGCGCCGTTCGGGCTGGTGGCGACGTTCGCGGGCTCGTACTCGCTGGTGCTGCGGGAGGCGCTGGACCGGGAGCGGGTGTCGGAGTACGAGGTGGAGGTGCGGGCGGAGGAcggcggggcgccgccgctgcGCGCCAGGCGCGGGGTGCGGGTGCCGGTgtcggacgtgaacgacaacgcgccggcgTTCGCGCAGGCCGTGTACACGGTGCTGGCGCGGGAGAACaacgcggcgggcgcggagctggcGCGGCTGTGGGCGCGGGACCCGGACGAGGCGGGCAACGGGCGCGTGAGCTACTCGGtgtgggagggcggcggcgggggcgcggcggcgggcggcgggtggCGGGCGGCGTCGAGCTACGTGTCGGTGGACGCGGAGAGCGGGCGGCTGTGGGCGCTGCAGCCGCTGGACTACGAGGAGGTGCAGGTGCTGCAGTTCGAGGTGCGGGCGGTGGACGCGGGGGAGCCGCCGCTGTGCGGCAACGCCACGGTGCAGCTCTTCGTGGTGGAcgagaacgacaacgcgccggcgctgctgccggcagccggcggcgggccggggcccggggccgcgggctcGGCGGCGtcggggccgggctcgggggcGTGGTGGGCGTGGGCGGCGTGGGGGGCGCCGGCGGGGCAGGTGGTGGCGAAGATCCGCGCGGTGGACGCGGACTCGGGCTACAACGCGTGGCTGCGCTACGAGCTGTGGGAGCCGCGGGGGAAGGGCCCGTTCCGCGTGGGGCTGTACAGCGGCGAGGTGAGCACGGCGCGGGCGCTGGAGGAGGCGGACGGCCCGCGGCAGAGGCTGGTGATCGTGGTGCGGGACCACGGGGAGCCGGCGCgctcggccacggccacgctgagCGTGTCGCTGGTGGAGGGCGCCGaggcggcgctggcggccgcgGGCTCGTCCTCGTCGTCCTCGTCGGGgtcggggctgcgggcggcggagggcggcccggcggcggcggcggcggcggcggcggcgacgaacgtgtggctggtggtggccatcTGCGCGGTGTCGAGCCTGTTCCTGCTGGCGGTGGTGCTGTACGGGGCGTCGCGGTGGGCGCCGCGGGCGGCCGTGCTGTCGGGGCCCGGGCCGGCGACGCTGGTGTGCGCCAGCGAAGTGGGGAGCTGGTCGTACTCGCAGCGGCAGAGCCGGAGCCTGTGCGTGGCGGACGGCGCGGGCAAGAGCGACCTGATGGTTTTCAGCCCCaacttcccgccgccgcccggccccgcggcgaaGGAGACGCAGCCGGAGCCGCCCGCTCTGCTGGACACGGTCAGtggccctccctccttccctccctccctctccctgcctccctctctccGTCCCTCTGTCGCCTGCCGGCCCTTCCCCCGACGCCCCTTGCCCGCTGCCGCCCTTCTGGCGCGTCCCGTGGGCAGGCGCTGGTGGGAGCCGGGCTCATCCCGCGGGGCCTGCGGGCGGTGG TTGTCGTCCCGTTCAGTCAAGTCACTGCTGCTTGCGGGGGGAGGTGCCATGACGTGGGCTTTGGGGCCGCTCTTGCTTGCTG TTGTCatttcttctctgtcctcttcttctttcattcttctctATAAGAGACTTTTTGGACAAGCATCTTCTTTTCTCCCACTCCCCTGCCCATGTTGTGAAGTTGCATTCCTTGCTGCAGATGTGGCTT ATACCATTCGCTGTACTGGTGTGATCGTCAACATGTGGGTTGGTTTCTCTCAGCATGAAATCAGTGCCCTTTGTCATTGGCGTGTTCCCGACAGCACTTCTACTGAGTGTTGA
- the LOC141929201 gene encoding protocadherin alpha-2-like, giving the protein MGVCGAPAVRVLVLAAAWALGGGQVRYSVPEEAKAGTVVGRLAQDLGLEAGEAEARRLRLVAQGRRASVEVSGASGALVVSSRLDREELCGKSAPCALRLEVLVERPLRVFHVELEVTDINDNAPLFSAARKNLTLPENSPPGSRFPLEGASDADIGANAQLSYTLSPSEHFSLDLQRSEEYRESLFLVLAKALDRETVPVHRLVVTASDGGRPSLTGTMELVVSVLDANDNAPQFNQSVYKVQLPESAAEGTLVARVNAMDPDEGTNGEMTFSAINTFPAKGLNLFLLNPMTGEIRLTGALDFEDARSYEIQIEARDKGTPALSGHCKVVVEVLDVNDNAPEVWVTSLSVPVAEDAPVGTVVALLSVSDRDSGANGRVRCAVWPAAPFGLVATFAGSYSLVLREALDRERVSEYEVEVRAEDGGAPPLRARRGVRVPVSDVNDNAPAFAQAVYTVLARENNAAGAELARLWARDPDEAGNGRVSYSVWEGGGGGAAAGGGWRAASSYVSVDAESGRLWALQPLDYEEVQVLQFEVRAVDAGEPPLCGNATVQLFVVDENDNAPALLPAAGGGPGPGAAGSAASGPGSGAWWAWAAWGAPAGQVVAKIRAVDADSGYNAWLRYELWEPRGKGPFRVGLYSGEVSTARALEEADGPRQRLVIVVRDHGEPARSATATLSVSLVEGAEAALAAAGSSSSSSSGSGLRAAEGGPAAAAAAAAATNVWLVVAICAVSSLFLLAVVLYGASRWAPRAAVLSGPGPATLVCASEVGSWSYSQRQSRSLCVADGAGKSDLMVFSPNFPPPPGPAAKETQPEPPALLDTVSGPPSFPPSLSPSLSPSVCRLPALPPTPLARCRPSGASRGQALVGAGLIPRGLRAVVVVPFSQVTAACGERCHDVGFGAALACWCVAFAPELAEGVQDMPAVDVVMVPQALSTAFYLF; this is encoded by the exons atgggCGTGTGCGGGGCGCCCGCGGTGcgggtgctggtgctggcggCGGCCTGGGCGCTGGGCGGCGGGCAGGTGCGCTACTCGGTGCCGGAGGAAGCCAAGGCCGGGACGGTGGTGGGCCGGCTGGCGCAGGACCTGGGCCTGGAGGCGGGCGAGGCGGAGGCGCGGCGGCTGCGGCTGGTGGCGCAGGGCCGGCGGGCGAGCGTGGAGGTGAGCGGGGCGAGCGGGGCGCTGGTGGTGAGCTCgcggctggaccgggaggagctgTGCGGGAAGAGCGCGCCGTGCGCCCTGcgcctggaggtgctggtggagcgGCCGCTGCGCGTCTTCCACGTGGAGCTGGAGGTCACCGACATCAACGACAACGCCCCGCTCTTCTCCGCCGCCCGCAAAAACCTCACTTTACCAGAGAACTCCCCTCCCGGGTCTCGGTTCCCGCTGGAGGGCGCGTCGGATGCGGATATCGGGGCCAACGCGCAGCTCTCCTACACCCTCAGCCCCAGCGAGCACTTCTCCCTGGATTTACAGCGGAGTGAAGAATACCGAGAATCCCTGTTCCTGGTGCTCGCGAAAGCGCTGGACCGCGAGACGGTTCCCGTGCACCGGCTGGTGGTGACGGCGAGTGACGGGGGCCGGCCGTCGCTGACGGGCACGATGGAGCTGGTGGTGTCGGTGCTGGAcgccaacgacaacgcgcccCAGTTCAACCAGTCGGTGTATAAAGTGCAGCTGCCGGAGAGCGCTGCAGAGGGGACGCTGGTGGCGCGGGTGAACGCGATGGATCCGGACGAGGGGACAAACGGCGAAATGACGTTCAGTGCGATCAATACCTTTCCTGCAAAGGGTTTAAATCTTTTCCTCTTAAATCCGATGACGGGGGAGATCCGTCTGACGGGCGCTCTGGACTTTGAAGACGCTCGGTCATACGAGATACAAATCGAAGCGAGAGACAAGGGGACGCCGGCGCTGTCGGGTCACTgcaaggtggtggtggaggtgctggacgtgaacgacaacgcgcccgagGTGTGGGTGACGTCGCTGTCGGTGCCGGTGGCGGAGGACGCGCCGGTGGGGACGGTGGTGGCGCTGCTGAGCGTGTCGGACCGGGACTCGGGGGCGAACGGGCGGGTGCGCTGCGCAGTGTGGCCGGCGGCGCCGTTCGGGCTGGTGGCGACGTTCGCGGGCTCGTACTCGCTGGTGCTGCGGGAGGCGCTGGACCGGGAGCGGGTGTCGGAGTACGAGGTGGAGGTGCGGGCGGAGGAcggcggggcgccgccgctgcGCGCCAGGCGCGGGGTGCGGGTGCCGGTgtcggacgtgaacgacaacgcgccggcgTTCGCGCAGGCCGTGTACACGGTGCTGGCGCGGGAGAACaacgcggcgggcgcggagctggcGCGGCTGTGGGCGCGGGACCCGGACGAGGCGGGCAACGGGCGCGTGAGCTACTCGGtgtgggagggcggcggcgggggcgcggcggcgggcggcgggtggCGGGCGGCGTCGAGCTACGTGTCGGTGGACGCGGAGAGCGGGCGGCTGTGGGCGCTGCAGCCGCTGGACTACGAGGAGGTGCAGGTGCTGCAGTTCGAGGTGCGGGCGGTGGACGCGGGGGAGCCGCCGCTGTGCGGCAACGCCACGGTGCAGCTCTTCGTGGTGGAcgagaacgacaacgcgccggcgctgctgccggcagccggcggcgggccggggcccggggccgcgggctcGGCGGCGtcggggccgggctcgggggcGTGGTGGGCGTGGGCGGCGTGGGGGGCGCCGGCGGGGCAGGTGGTGGCGAAGATCCGCGCGGTGGACGCGGACTCGGGCTACAACGCGTGGCTGCGCTACGAGCTGTGGGAGCCGCGGGGGAAGGGCCCGTTCCGCGTGGGGCTGTACAGCGGCGAGGTGAGCACGGCGCGGGCGCTGGAGGAGGCGGACGGCCCGCGGCAGAGGCTGGTGATCGTGGTGCGGGACCACGGGGAGCCGGCGCgctcggccacggccacgctgagCGTGTCGCTAGTGGAGGGCGCCGaggcggcgctggcggccgcgGGCTCGTCCTCGTCGTCCTCGTCGGGgtcggggctgcgggcggcggagggcggcccggcggcggcggcggcggcggcggcggcgacgaacgtgtggctggtggtggccatcTGCGCGGTGTCGAGCCTGTTCCTGCTGGCGGTGGTGCTGTACGGGGCGTCGCGGTGGGCGCCGCGGGCGGCCGTGCTGTCGGGGCCCGGGCCGGCGACGCTGGTGTGCGCCAGCGAAGTGGGGAGCTGGTCGTACTCGCAGCGGCAGAGCCGGAGCCTGTGCGTGGCGGACGGCGCGGGCAAGAGCGACCTGATGGTTTTCAGCCCCaacttcccgccgccgcccggccccgcggcgaaGGAGACGCAGCCGGAGCCGCCCGCTCTGCTGGACACGGTCAGtggccctccctccttccctccctccctctctccctccctctctccgtcCGTCTGTCGCCTGCCGGCCCTTCCCCCGACGCCCCTTGCCCGCTGCCGCCCTTCTGGCGCGTCCCGTGGGCAGGCGCTGGTGGGAGCCGGGCTCATCCCGCGGGGCCTGCGGGCGGTGG TTGTCGTCCCGTTCAGTCAAGTCACTGCCGCTTGTGGGGAGAGGTGCCACGACGTGGGCTTTGGGGCCGCTCTTGCTTGCTGGTGTGTGGCATTTGCACCCGAGCTTGCTGAAGGAGTGCAGGACATGCCAGCTGTGGACGTGGTGATGGTCCCTCAGGCCCTATCTACTGCTTTTTACCTTTTCTGA
- the LOC141929203 gene encoding protocadherin alpha-2-like — MGATLLVSAAEAAAESAAGGESKSEGAGRRAVRAGRGAEQVGAGGAGARGQRVRRRSSTRCRCRLRNGGSARAAPPRCGGEPGCERGGAARGGQESRGVRAAAGSRAGPGRVPVPAAAMGVCGGPAVRVLVLAAAWALGGGQVRYSVPEEAKAGTVVGRLAQDLGLEAGEAEARRLRLVAQGRRASVEVSGASGALVVSSRLDREELCGKSAPCALRLEVLVERPLRVFHVELEVTDINDNAPLFPAARKNLSIAEFTTLPGSRFPLEGASDADIGANAQLSYTLSPSEHFTLDVKTADENRKTLFLVLAKALDRETVPVHRLVLTASDGGRPSLTGTMELVVSVLDVNDNAPLFNQSVYKVQLPESAAEGTLVARVNATDTDLGIYGEVIYEIDTFVPPSASDVFSIDAKSGEIRLTGALDFETVNFYELHVKAKDRGSPPLSGHCSVELEVLDVNDNAPEVWVTSLSVPVAEDAPVGTVVALLSVSDRDSGANGRVRCAVWPAAPFGLVATFAGSYSLVLREALDRERVSEYEVEVRAEDGGAPPLRARRGVRVPVSDVNDNAPAFAQAVYTVLARENNAAGAELARLWARDPDEAGNGRVSYSVWEGGGGGAAAGGGWRAASSYVSVDAESGRLWALQPLDYEEVQVLQFEVRAVDAGEPPLCGNATVQLFVVDENDNAPALLPAAGGGPGPGAAGSAASGPGSGAWWAWAAWGAPAGQVVAKIRAVDADSGYNAWLRYELWEPRGKGPFRVGLYSGEVSTARALEEADGPRQRLVIVVRDHGEPARSATATLSVSLVEGAEAALAAAGSSSSSSSGSGLRAAEGGPAAAAAAAAATNVWLVVAICAVSSLFLLAVVLYGASRWAPRAAVLSGPGPATLVCASEVGSWSYSQRQSRSLCVADGAGKSDLMVFSPNFPPPPGPAAKETQPEPPALLDTVSGPPSFPPSLSPSLSPSLCRLPALPPTPLARCRPSGASRGQALVGAGLIPRGLRAVGAWRGLKGGCGTFASALTSSPQPRGSCWGCGGGGEVKVLLPPAAAVPVLRWALLLWVAVVVPFSQVTAACGERCHDVGFGAALACWCVAFAPELAEGVQDTPAVVVMVPRHSVLSSYRC, encoded by the exons ATGGGTGCGACTCTGCTGGTCTCGGCCGCGGAGGCGGCGGCTG AGAGCGCtgcaggaggagaaagcaagagcGAAGGAGCGGGCAGAAGGGCGGTCAGGGCCgggagaggggctgagcaggtcggggccggcggcgcgggcgcTCGTGGGCAGCGCGTGAGGCGGCGGAGCAGCACACGGTGTCGCTGCAGGCTCAGAAACGGCGGCTCGGCTCGGGCGGCTCCGCCCCGGTGCGGCGGAGAGCCCGGCTGtgagcgcgggggggcggcgcggggcgggcaggagaGCCGGGgcgtgcgggcggcggcggggagccgtgcggggcccgggcgggttccggtgccggcggcggccaTGGGCGTGTGCGGGGGCCCCGCGGTGcgggtgctggtgctggcggCGGCCTGGGCGCTGGGCGGCGGGCAGGTGCGCTACTCGGTGCCGGAGGAAGCCAAGGCCGGGACGGTGGTGGGCCGGCTGGCGCAGGACCTGGGCCTGGAGGCGGGCGAGGCGGAGGCGCGGCGGCTGCGGCTGGTGGCGCAGGGCCGGCGGGCGAGCGTGGAGGTGAGCGGGGCGAGCGGGGCGCTGGTGGTGAGCTCgcggctggaccgggaggagctgTGCGGGAAGAGCGCGCCGTGCGCCCTGcgcctggaggtgctggtggagcgGCCGCTGCGCGTCTTCCACGTGGAGCTGGAGGTCACCGACATCAACGACAACGCCCCGCTCTTCCCCGCCGCCCGCAAAAACCTCAGCATCGCGGAATTCACCACGCTGCCGGGCTCTCGGTTCCCGCTGGAGGGCGCGTCGGATGCGGATATCGGGGCCAACGCGCAGCTCTCCTACACCCTCAGCCCCAGCGAGCACTTTACGCTCGATGTTAAAACCGCTGATGAAAATCGGAAAACCCTGTTTCTGGTGCTCGCGAAAGCGCTGGACCGCGAGACGGTGCCCGTGCACCGGCTGGTGTTGACGGCGAGTGACGGGGGCCGGCCGTCGCTGACGGGGACGATGGAGCTGGTGGTGTCggtgctggacgtgaacgacaacgcgcccctGTTCAACCAGTCGGTGTATAAAGTGCAGCTGCCGGAGAGCGCTGCAGAGGGGACGCTGGTGGCGCGGGTGAACGCGACGGACACGGATTTGGGAATATATGGAGAAGTGATTTACGAAATTGATACCTTTGTTCCTCCCTCGGCCTCAGACGTATTTAGCATCGATGCGAAAAGCGGGGAGATCCGTCTGACGGGCGCGCTGGATTTTGAGACGGTGAATTTCTACGAACTGCACGTTAAGGCGAAAGACAGAGGCTCCCCTCCCTTATCGGGGCACTGCAGCgtggagctggaggtgctggacgtgaacgacaacgcgcccgagGTGTGGGTGACGTCGCTGTCGGTGCCGGTGGCGGAGGACGCGCCGGTGGGGACGGTGGTGGCGCTGCTGAGCGTGTCGGACCGGGACTCGGGGGCGAACGGGCGGGTGCGCTGCGCGGTGTGGCCGGCGGCGCCGTTCGGGCTGGTGGCGACGTTCGCGGGCTCGTACTCGCTGGTGCTGCGGGAGGCGCTGGACCGGGAGCGGGTGTCGGAGTACGAGGTGGAGGTGCGGGCGGAGGAcggcggggcgccgccgctgcGCGCCAGGCGCGGGGTGCGGGTGCCGGTgtcggacgtgaacgacaacgcgccggcgTTCGCGCAGGCCGTGTACACGGTGCTGGCGCGGGAGAACaacgcggcgggcgcggagctggcGCGGCTGTGGGCGCGGGACCCGGACGAGGCGGGCAACGGGCGCGTGAGCTACTCGGtgtgggagggcggcggcgggggcgcggcggcgggcggcgggtggCGGGCGGCGTCGAGCTACGTGTCGGTGGACGCGGAGAGCGGGCGGCTGTGGGCGCTGCAGCCGCTGGACTACGAGGAGGTGCAGGTGCTGCAGTTCGAGGTGCGGGCGGTGGACGCGGGGGAGCCGCCGCTGTGCGGCAACGCCACGGTGCAGCTCTTCGTGGTGGAcgagaacgacaacgcgccggcgctgctgccggcagccggcggcgggccggggcccggggccgcgggctcGGCGGCGtcggggccgggctcgggggcGTGGTGGGCGTGGGCGGCGTGGGGGGCGCCGGCGGGGCAGGTGGTGGCGAAGATCCGCGCGGTGGACGCGGACTCGGGCTACAACGCGTGGCTGCGCTACGAGCTGTGGGAGCCGCGGGGGAAGGGCCCGTTCCGCGTGGGGCTGTACAGCGGCGAGGTGAGCACGGCGCGGGCGCTGGAGGAGGCGGACGGCCCGCGGCAGAGGCTGGTGATCGTGGTGCGGGACCACGGGGAGCCGGCGCgctcggccacggccacgctgagCGTGTCGCTGGTGGAGGGCGCCGaggcggcgctggcggccgcgGGCTCGTCCTCGTCGTCCTCGTCGGGgtcggggctgcgggcggcggagggcggcccggcggcggcggcggcggcggcggcggcgacgaacgtgtggctggtggtggccatcTGCGCGGTGTCgagcctgttcctgctggccGTGGTGCTGTACGGGGCGTCGCGGTGGGCGCCGCGGGCGGCCGTGCTGTCGGGGCCCGGGCCGGCGACGCTGGTGTGCGCCAGCGAAGTGGGGAGCTGGTCGTACTCGCAGCGGCAGAGCCGGAGCCTGTGCGTGGCGGACGGCGCGGGCAAGAGCGACCTGATGGTTTTCAGCCCCaacttcccgccgccgcccggccccgcggcgaaGGAGACGCAGCCGGAGCCGCCCGCTCTGCTGGACACGGTCAGtggccctccctccttccctccctccctctctccctccctctctccgtcCCTCTGTCGCCTGCCGGCCCTTCCCCCGACGCCCCTTGCCCGCTGCCGCCCTTCTGGCGCGTCCCGTGGGCAGGCGCTGGTGGGAGCCGGGCTCATCCCGCGGGGCCTGCGGGCGGTGGGTGCGTGGCGGGGGCTGAAGGGTGGTTGTGGCACCTTTGCCTCTGCCCTCACgtcctccccgcagccccggggctcttGCTGGGGCTGCGGTGGTGGGGGGGAAGTGAAGGTGTTGCtgccgccagcagcagcagttcccGTCCTCCGCTGGGCTTTGCTGTTGTGGGTGGCAGTTGTCGTCCCGTTCAGTCAAGTCACTGCCGCTTGCGGGGAGAGGTGCCACGACGTGGGCTTTGGGGCCGCTCTTGCTTGCTGGTGTGTGGCATTTGCACCCGAGCTTGCTGAAGGAGTGCAGGACACGCCGGCTGTGGTGGTGATGGTCCCCAGGCACTCTGTACTGTCTTCTTACCGGTGCTGA